The following coding sequences are from one Panicum hallii strain FIL2 chromosome 5, PHallii_v3.1, whole genome shotgun sequence window:
- the LOC112894821 gene encoding uncharacterized protein LOC112894821, protein MEERGRSATPTPQPRTSPLAAAARPSWRDVPDNILVRISAFLRCHADRVHMACASKLWSAAVRGLGRPPPLVLPPLPPLPPQLPWLIFPNTATPTFYSPIARRHHRLGRLPPDVRRARCCGSGDGGWLVLALDSRHSHALYNLNTSRRIALPSTFTTPADQDLPLVVRAATISAPPSGTDRYMVAAIVLVGNRSTAAFWSEGSESWFSTGALLDARPQDAIYHGGARAFFFVTSREDVVSFRPTYGWNNNVNLARVDYDMQPRGDYADDVGFLEETGLGTMRRYLVESRGRLLMVVRCFYYEGGRTEVIRVFEFHVKPPAGNGQRPCATWKHLGTGLDGRMLFLGRGCSRSFEVARYDGFQESMIYFLDDGLVSVPSVDDRTLYSFTDMGRYDMGGIATAPWPVGLYPTRSDNAPPTWWLH, encoded by the coding sequence ATGGAGGAACGAGGGCGCAGCGCGACGCCGACACCGCAGCCGCGCACCTCCCcgctcgccgcggcggcgcggccgtcgTGGAGGGACGTCCCCGACAACATCCTCGTCCGCATCTCCGCCTTCCTCCGCTGCCACGCTGACCGCGTCCACATGGCCTGCGCCAGCAAGCTGTGGAGCGCCGCGGTGCGGGGGCTagggcgcccgccgccgctcgtgCTGCCCCCGCTCCCACCGCTGCCGCCCCAGCTCCCGTGGCTCATCTTCCCCAACACAGCGACGCCCACCTTCTACAGCCCGATcgcccgccgccaccaccggCTCGGCCGGCTCCCGCCCGACgtccgccgcgcgcgctgctgcggctcgggcgacggcggTTGGCTCGTCCTCGCGCTCGACTCGCGCCACTCGCACGCGCTCTACAACCTCAACACCAGCCGGCGCATCGCGCTCCCGTCGACCTTCACGACCCCGGCGGACCAGGACTTACCGCTGGTCGTGCGCGCCGCCACGATCTCCGCCCCGCCGTCCGGCACCGACCGGTACATGGTCGCCGCCATCGTGCTCGTCGGCAACCGTTCCACCGCCGCGTTCTGGAGCGAGGGCAGCGAGAGCTGGTTCTCGACGGGGGCTCTGCTGGATGCGAGGCCGCAGGATGCCATCTACCACGGGGGCGCCCGCGCCTTCTTCTTCGTCACATCCCGCGAGGACGTCGTCTCGTTCCGGCCGACGTACGGCTGGAACAACAACGTGAACCTGGCCCGCGTGGACTACGACATGCAGCCGCGGGGGGACTACGCCGACGACGTCGGCTTCCTCGAAGAGACGGGCCTGGGCACGATGAGGCGATACCTCGTGGAGTCCCGGGGGCGCCTGCTCATGGTCGTCAGGTGCTTCTACTACGAGGGCGGCCGCACGGAGGTGATCCGGGTTTTCGAGTTCCACGTCAAGCCTCCGGCGGGCAACGGCCAGCGGCCTTGCGCGACCTGGAAGCACCTAGGCACCGGACTGGATGGCCGGATGCTGTTCCTGGGGCGGGGCTGCTCCAGGTCCTTCGAGGTCGCTCGCTACGATGGGTTCCAGGAGTCCATGATCTATTTCCTGGACGACGGCTTGGTCTCCGTGCCATCGGTGGACGACAGGACGCTGTACTCCTTCACCGACATGGGCAGGTACGACATGGGGGGGATTGCCACCGCGCCATGGCCTGTGGGTCTCTACCCGACCAGGTCCGACAATGCTCCCCCAACCTGGTGGCTCCATTGA